From the genome of Cloacibacillus sp., one region includes:
- a CDS encoding ABC transporter permease, giving the protein MEQISKKTVFSRITKRRELPVIIATLALCVIFRASSENFFSAYNMYNLLRTACIYSIIALSQACVQIVGGTSLCVGYIGAMGAVVAGVCMQELGLSGAVATLAAVAACCICGAINGLIITKLRLSAFVTTLATQFIFKGLVTGISKGFPYTGLTPDYSNFGRGDFLGIPLITLATVAILVMIWYFFRYTTTGRKVLATGGNQRAAAMAAVDVDRMIFIANVLSGLFAGIAAVWSVSLNGIAQPTTGADWMLYSFAVSVIGGTGLTGGVICPLGLAIAGFMIVIIKNGLVLMRANTYFEQTYLGLILLAACSVGAISNMVNVARRRRKFRAEQAAKIESRDL; this is encoded by the coding sequence ATGGAACAGATCTCGAAAAAAACAGTTTTCAGCCGTATTACCAAACGGCGCGAACTGCCGGTGATTATAGCGACACTGGCGTTGTGCGTCATATTCAGGGCGTCATCCGAAAATTTCTTTTCCGCATACAATATGTATAACTTATTGCGCACCGCCTGTATATACTCGATCATCGCCTTGTCGCAGGCCTGTGTGCAGATTGTCGGCGGCACCAGTCTGTGCGTTGGTTATATTGGCGCTATGGGCGCGGTAGTCGCTGGCGTGTGTATGCAGGAATTGGGACTTTCGGGCGCGGTGGCGACACTGGCGGCTGTTGCGGCATGCTGCATATGCGGGGCGATAAATGGACTGATCATCACCAAGCTTAGGCTGAGCGCCTTTGTGACGACGCTAGCGACGCAGTTTATATTCAAGGGATTGGTTACCGGCATCTCAAAGGGATTCCCCTACACGGGGCTTACCCCCGACTATTCCAATTTCGGGCGCGGCGATTTTCTGGGGATCCCGCTTATCACGCTGGCAACGGTCGCTATACTGGTTATGATCTGGTACTTCTTCCGCTATACCACAACAGGCCGCAAGGTGTTGGCGACGGGCGGAAATCAACGCGCCGCAGCGATGGCGGCGGTTGACGTGGATCGTATGATATTTATCGCGAATGTTCTCTCGGGACTTTTCGCGGGCATCGCTGCCGTTTGGTCGGTGTCGCTCAACGGAATCGCCCAGCCCACGACCGGCGCGGATTGGATGCTATATTCCTTCGCGGTCTCCGTCATCGGTGGCACCGGTCTGACGGGCGGCGTGATATGTCCGCTCGGGTTGGCTATCGCCGGCTTTATGATCGTGATAATTAAAAATGGCCTTGTGCTTATGCGTGCAAATACCTACTTCGAACAGACTTATCTGGGGCTGATACTGCTCGCCGCCTGCTCTGTAGGCGCGATTTCCAACATGGTGAACGTCGCCAGACGCCGCCGCAAATTCCGTGCTGAGCAGGCCGCGAAGATCGAGTCGCGTGACCTGTAA
- a CDS encoding substrate-binding domain-containing protein, whose amino-acid sequence MKRRSLILLSLVLVLSLVVPAVAETADVKIGWYAPGTNQYTDAVGKAVEKFAADYGVDVRIIFGDLEQATMDAQVRAMVADGYTNISSFPCTEGASGLYDELIAQGVNCVTYGASTSAQSEMLCAASNVKAAAYSATEAVIGAMGGSGKILNVLEVLTDSNTAKRREGVIECVDAHEGVEIAMEIADISSIEEGVTKISSALGALGGEIDGIVCTGTINSSAVVQVMDDYYGRNPDAAPIYIVCCDCADDVMMGIEKGIIYGTMAQNVNAHGYLSCAMLYYMAAENMKPVEGQFLVDTGVVLVTKDNLSTYAADLDALTAKLTSELTTTYLTAK is encoded by the coding sequence ATGAAAAGGAGATCTTTAATCCTACTCTCGTTGGTGCTCGTACTCAGCTTAGTTGTTCCCGCCGTCGCGGAAACAGCCGACGTAAAAATTGGCTGGTATGCGCCCGGCACTAACCAGTACACCGACGCCGTAGGCAAGGCGGTCGAAAAGTTCGCCGCGGATTACGGCGTGGACGTGAGAATCATTTTCGGGGACTTGGAGCAGGCGACAATGGACGCGCAGGTTCGCGCGATGGTTGCCGACGGCTACACGAACATATCGTCCTTCCCCTGCACGGAGGGCGCGTCGGGACTATACGATGAACTGATCGCGCAGGGCGTCAACTGCGTCACCTACGGCGCCAGCACCAGTGCGCAGAGTGAAATGCTCTGCGCCGCCAGCAACGTCAAGGCCGCGGCTTACTCCGCCACCGAAGCCGTCATAGGCGCAATGGGCGGTAGTGGGAAGATTCTCAACGTCCTCGAGGTGCTCACCGATTCCAACACAGCCAAAAGGCGCGAAGGCGTCATCGAGTGCGTAGACGCCCACGAGGGCGTGGAAATCGCCATGGAGATCGCTGATATCAGCAGCATCGAAGAGGGCGTCACCAAAATATCCTCCGCTCTGGGCGCGCTTGGCGGGGAGATAGACGGAATTGTCTGCACCGGCACGATAAACTCCTCCGCCGTCGTGCAGGTCATGGATGACTATTACGGCAGAAATCCCGACGCGGCGCCGATATATATCGTATGCTGCGACTGCGCGGACGATGTCATGATGGGCATTGAGAAGGGTATCATCTACGGCACTATGGCACAGAACGTGAACGCCCACGGCTATCTGTCCTGCGCGATGCTTTACTATATGGCCGCCGAGAATATGAAGCCGGTGGAAGGCCAATTCCTGGTGGATACCGGGGTCGTGTTGGTCACGAAGGATAACCTCTCAACCTACGCGGCTGATTTGGATGCGCTGACCGCGAAACTGACCTCCGAACTGACCACGACCTACCTGACGGCTAAGTAG
- a CDS encoding sugar ABC transporter ATP-binding protein, with amino-acid sequence MLEVKNVSKEFPGVKALDNVSMSFERGSIHALMGENGAGKSTLMKVITGIYVPELGDIYIDGQHVAFKSYQDSIDHNISMVHQEIQVIPHGTVGENIVLDKLSRFSKFGCLDWKKINETAKKYLDMVELNVKPTDVIANMTAAQKQLIQIAKALSSDAQFILLDEPTSSLTMYEAKNLFAILRKLRDDGKSLIFVSHKIEEVTSLCDRVTVLRDGKVTGSSAIKDITRHDLIRMMIGRDENIDNLGQLDISDEVVLEARGIGKAGMFEDVNFKAYKGEILGFYGLVGAGRTELARLLIGADKMDTGEVFINGKLAHIHNVADSVYKYGLSYISENRKEEGLILSFSVRDNIILTNLPKMRGKMGKLNQRIGEEMTRAMIEKMEIKTPSQETVIESLSGGNQQKVSLGKSLLTGSNILIIDEPTVGVDVGVKRHIHEIIWQLAKEEGKTIILISSDMAEMIALARRILVFRDYKIVAEINELNDMEHSYNEVSARIGNAIS; translated from the coding sequence ATGTTAGAAGTAAAAAATGTTAGCAAGGAATTCCCCGGCGTCAAGGCGCTGGACAATGTATCAATGAGTTTTGAGCGCGGTTCGATTCACGCCCTGATGGGAGAAAACGGCGCGGGCAAATCAACGCTGATGAAGGTTATAACCGGTATCTATGTCCCAGAACTGGGGGATATTTACATCGATGGTCAGCATGTCGCTTTTAAAAGCTATCAGGATTCCATTGATCACAATATCAGCATGGTGCATCAGGAAATCCAAGTAATTCCGCATGGTACCGTGGGGGAAAATATCGTGCTCGACAAGCTCTCGCGCTTTTCCAAATTTGGTTGCCTCGACTGGAAGAAGATCAACGAGACGGCAAAGAAGTATCTGGATATGGTCGAACTGAATGTGAAGCCTACCGATGTGATAGCCAATATGACAGCCGCTCAAAAGCAGCTCATTCAGATCGCAAAAGCGCTGTCTTCAGACGCGCAATTTATACTCCTGGATGAGCCGACAAGTTCCCTTACCATGTACGAGGCGAAGAATCTGTTTGCCATTTTGAGGAAACTGCGCGACGACGGCAAAAGCTTGATATTCGTTTCACATAAGATCGAAGAAGTTACGAGCCTATGCGATCGCGTTACCGTTCTGCGCGACGGCAAAGTAACGGGCTCGAGTGCCATAAAGGATATCACGCGCCACGACCTGATCCGCATGATGATAGGGCGCGACGAGAACATCGACAATCTTGGGCAGCTCGACATTTCAGACGAGGTGGTGCTAGAGGCGCGCGGCATCGGCAAGGCCGGTATGTTTGAAGACGTTAATTTTAAGGCGTATAAAGGCGAGATACTGGGTTTCTACGGTCTCGTGGGCGCAGGGCGCACCGAATTGGCGCGGCTTTTAATAGGCGCGGACAAAATGGACACGGGAGAGGTATTCATCAACGGCAAACTCGCTCATATTCACAATGTCGCCGATTCCGTCTACAAATACGGACTCAGCTACATAAGCGAGAATCGCAAGGAAGAGGGGCTTATCCTATCCTTCTCCGTAAGGGACAATATTATATTGACCAATCTTCCCAAAATGCGCGGCAAAATGGGGAAGCTTAATCAGCGGATCGGAGAGGAAATGACCAGGGCTATGATCGAGAAAATGGAGATCAAAACGCCCTCACAGGAAACCGTCATCGAGTCGCTCTCCGGCGGCAATCAGCAAAAGGTATCCCTCGGCAAATCGTTGCTGACAGGCAGCAACATACTCATTATCGACGAGCCCACCGTGGGCGTTGACGTGGGGGTTAAGCGGCATATTCACGAGATCATTTGGCAATTAGCCAAAGAAGAAGGCAAGACCATCATACTCATATCCTCCGACATGGCGGAGATGATCGCGTTGGCACGTCGCATACTGGTGTTCCGGGATTACAAGATCGTGGCGGAAATCAACGAGTTAAACGACATGGAACACTCATACAATGAGGTTAGCGCACGCATAGGAAACGCGATATCATAA